One window of the Lytechinus variegatus isolate NC3 chromosome 3, Lvar_3.0, whole genome shotgun sequence genome contains the following:
- the LOC121411168 gene encoding coiled-coil domain-containing protein 115-like has translation MSLSKVCEELDELAVSYFQILEELQEQRRRFEKFIKEGFLNLSKARFSMGNRAVSSLQYDSTSMCALAHVVTRDEGDCHSFEVCRTKAMKRSERKSLEGNDSGVNQSNEDNTAIRRRRPLSSSPSDGVETLTAGMDQLSTSVEEPPTGPTTTMQRTPTDPLLWFGVLVPQPLRHGQQNFVEAVEACAVMASLQTKLDIAYTQYRNQLKLKYDIVKKMKSDGSSFSNGALSAELQENGH, from the exons ATGTCTTTGAGCAAGGTGTGTGAAGAGTTGGATGAGCTTGCTGTAAGCTACTTTCAGATCTTAGAAGAACTCCAAGAGCAAAGAAGAAGATTTGAAAAGTTTATTAAAGAG GGCTTCCTGAATTTATCCAAGGCTCGATTTTCCATGGGAAACAGGGCTGTAAGTTCTCTTCAATATGATTCCACATCAATGTGTGCTCTTGCACATGTTGTTACCAg AGACGAGGGTGACTGTCATTCATTTGAGGTTTGTAGAACCAAAGCAATGAAGAGGTCGGAGAGGAAGTCACTGGAAGGAAATGACTCAGGAGTAAACCAGTCTAATGAGGATAATACAG CTATCAGAAGAAGAAGACCCTTATCATCTAGTCCCTCAGATGGGGTGGAAACCCTTACAGCTGGAATGGATCAATTGTCAACGTCGGTTGAAGAGCCACCTACTGGGCCCACCACCACCATGCAGAGAACACCTACCGATCCCCTTCTCTGGTTTGGTGTCCTAGTTCCTCAACCCCTTAGACATGGGCAGCAGAACTTTGTAGAGG CTGTGGAAGCCTGTGCTGTCATGGCCTCACTCCAGACGAAACTAGACATTGCCTACACCCAGTACCGAAATCAGCTCAAACTGAAATACGACATCGTCAAGAAGATGAAGAGCGATGGCAGCAGCTTCAGCAATGGTGCATTATCAGCAGAGTTACAAGAGAATGGTCATTGA